The genomic window GCCGCCCTCCGGAGCTTGTGTACAGTTGTAGGATAATTAATTTAGAAGCCTCAGTAAATTTAAGGAGTTGCCGCCCAAAAGAACTGACCCTTAATTAACTCACCTGTTTGACTATAATAGGCACCCGCTTATACTTGGAACATGCCCACTATCAAACGGATATCAAACCAAGAAAACACGATTTGGTAGCAGGATGAACATTCTCAAACAGATTGGTTTTTATAACACTAATTAGTTTTTCATGTTACTATTGCACAATTTCTAACCtaatattggtatcatcataccatAATTTTCCAATCCACTAGTTGGCTTAGTTAAGAGCAACTAGACTAATCTGCGAGCAGAGCACATTCCACATATCGAAAGGAAATGGAATGGAATTTCCTAAACCAATAACACACATCAGGCAACTCTCAAACACAGAACAGGAAACACGATTAAATAGCAAGTTGACCATCTTTTAGATTCCGAGTCGACCAACAGCTGTCTTAATATCAAAGAGCTCATTCTAACACAAACGAACCCATAAACCATGGTCTTAAGCTACAATCCCGATAAACAAAATCATCGCAGTGTTCGCAGAATTCAAACATCAACAGAGAGGACAGCACCACAGGCGCGCATTGGATCTGAAGACCTGTTGGGTGCCCCCACATGCTGAAGAGTCGCTTCTTCACTCCATGGTAGCTCCAGAACCAAAagtgccgccaccacctccacggCCAAAGGGCCTGGCAGCACCACCAGCACCCTGGAGAAACAATTATACATTGTACCAAATTAGATAACCAGAAGTAAGTAGAGTATATATTTGCGCAATGAAGGAATGTTTTACATAGTGCAAAACCAGAACTGAGTACAACATAACTGGGCACTGCCAAGCTATGATCAAGCCTCATATGAAACCAGAGCTGAATGCTACAATCTATGATCAAGCAAAAAAGCAATACAGTAGAACAGTTCAACATACAAAGTGAGAACCAGATTATAGTTATCAAATCTTGTTCAAATGCTGCTAGAAACATAACATGTCAAGAATGCACACCTCAGTTGATGACAACAATCATATGGAATTTAACAACAGTAATTGCAGCCCTTACCCTGAAAGCTGGCTGGTACTCAGCAGGAGCTCCACCCTTCTCACCAGCGAAATCACCTGGAGCACCACGTGGGCCTCCTCTGTAACCATCCCTGTCACCATACCTGGGCCTGTCACCCTCAAAACGAGGAGGACCCCTGCCAGATATAACAAAACCAATTAGTGAATAAGAATACATCAGTGTTCTTGAAATATGAATGTAACAGAAACAGACAAGCTGGATACCATGGAACAATTGCTTTTCATACTTTGCCAAATGTAACTACTTATGGCCTTAACTACACAGCATTCCAGGGAGGGGGGATTGCAAGTTGAATGATACAGTATATAAAGAATGCAAGCCTAATTCCCCTGTGTTCCCACAATTATCTCACATGGTGATATAACAGAAATGGAACAAAGACTATTATTGATCATTATTGTGGCATGGCAAGGTTCATCAAATAATTTCATCTTTGCTAAACAAATGATGGATCATAACTAAAATTATCCTCATTCCAAGTATACAGGCAACAAGATTAGAAAGACTAATAAAAATATGATCAATGAGGTATATTGTCACAGACCTTATACCCAAAACAGACAGACAGAATGATGAACATAGATAGCTCACCTGGGGCGGTCACCCGGTGGGCCAGAGCCGAAGGGGCGGGACGGGGGCTTGGCGGACTTCTTGAGGGTGTTGGGCACAATCTCAGACGGCAGGTTGAGGAAGGTGCGGAGGAACTCGATGCCGTCGTTGGTCAGGTACCAGTAGTAGTGCTGCCACGAGAAAGTCTCCCTGACGTACTCCTTGGACTTGAAGCTCTGCATGAGCTTGATGACCTCCAGGTTCGAGGCATCCACCTGCGGGTGCTTGGCCAGGTTGTAGTCCTTCTTGGCGTACAAGACTCCCTCTGCACACGCATCAGAACAGATTCATTAGTAAAATCCTTCAGTCCCTTAAATGGAGCAGCATTCTTGGACACATCAAAAGTTGAAATTCGCATCAAGGAATTCAGAAAGATGCTCAGCCTATTGCAATAACAAGTAGTAGAATTGTTTAAGATAAAAGCTTTAGCATGAACAAAGATTCTTCGGTCAAGGTGTCAGTGATGTCCTAACTGTCCATGCTCGGACCTTGCAGCAACCGCGCATCGGAGCGAACTAGCTGCAGTCAATGGGTGCCAAGAACACTGACGGAGCAACCTGGCTAAAACCCTACACAACGCATGGACCGAACCCTACAGAAGAAGACTAGCAAGATGGCATCTGGATCCTAACCACGGCCGGCACGGTACGGAAAatgggcgggggaggggggaggagctCACCCTGGAAGAGGTACTTGCAGATCTCGCGGCGGTTCTTCTTGGAGATGATCTGCGGAGGGAGACAAGGGAGGTCAGATTAGGCGGTTCTACGACCGGAGCGACCAGCGCGGAGAGCGGATTCGGTCGGGGGGTGCTTACCATGGTGACgggcgcgggggcgggggcggcggcggggacggagacggcggcgccgcg from Triticum aestivum cultivar Chinese Spring chromosome 3B, IWGSC CS RefSeq v2.1, whole genome shotgun sequence includes these protein-coding regions:
- the LOC123072688 gene encoding 40S ribosomal protein S10-1 encodes the protein MIISKKNRREICKYLFQEGVLYAKKDYNLAKHPQVDASNLEVIKLMQSFKSKEYVRETFSWQHYYWYLTNDGIEFLRTFLNLPSEIVPNTLKKSAKPPSRPFGSGPPGDRPRGPPRFEGDRPRYGDRDGYRGGPRGAPGDFAGEKGGAPAEYQPAFRGAGGAARPFGRGGGGGTFGSGATME